A genomic region of Noviherbaspirillum sp. L7-7A contains the following coding sequences:
- a CDS encoding FtsX-like permease family protein, producing the protein MNASLARWLLAGEWRMHPVRALVAMGAIALGVALGFAIHLINAAAFNEFTAAVKSVSGVSDLQVRGAQASFDEALFPRLAQREGVTLASPVLEVDATVRDRQGTLKILGVDVFRAAAIAPDLVGVPQQGRAFDTLMDDTIFLSPAAMSWLEVKAGDMLTLRSGTVDIRLRVAGGLVRARSGQRIAVMDIAAAQWRFDRLGKLSRIELKLEPGIDREAFRASLQRELGAAYLLTETEDQEARSNNMSRAYRVNLNVLALVALFTGAFLVFSTQALSVIRRRQQFALLRVLGSSRRQVLAQVLAEGALLGVAGSLLGLALGYLLAALALRAFGGDLGGGYFPGVQPSVRFQPLAALVFFLAGSGIAILGSASPAWEAARARPAPALKAGSEDVALARLARPWPALACLLLGAALTRLPPVHGLPIFGYLAVALLLIGGIALMPRFAAWVFNAAASLRARRGAVGTLALARLANAPNQASIALGGVLSSFALMVAMAIMVSSFRVSVDDWLRHILAADLYLRSPAAADAGGLGPEQQRRIAALPGVLRADFQRVTQLSLDPAQPGVALIARPIDAADPGRTLPLTGPSMDAGTARPVWISEAMVDLYGYQVGKTITLPISGSPQPLLVAGVWRDYARQSGAIQMQLSDYQALTGDMTVSDAALWLKPDARASDVAAAVRALPFGAALELAEPGEIRALSLKIFDRSFAITYLLEAVAIIIGLFGVAATFSAQTMARAREFGMLRHIGVTRRQVLAMLATEGALLTAAGIAVGFLLGWCISLILVFIVNPQSFHWTMQLHMPWPTLATVAAALLASAAATALLAGRQAVSGDAVRAVREDW; encoded by the coding sequence ATGAATGCCTCTCTCGCACGCTGGCTGCTGGCCGGCGAATGGCGCATGCATCCGGTGCGCGCGCTGGTGGCCATGGGCGCGATTGCGCTCGGGGTGGCATTGGGCTTTGCGATCCACCTGATCAATGCCGCCGCCTTCAATGAATTCACCGCGGCCGTCAAGAGCGTCTCGGGCGTGTCCGACCTGCAGGTGCGCGGCGCCCAGGCCAGCTTCGATGAAGCGCTGTTTCCCCGGCTTGCGCAGCGGGAAGGCGTGACGCTCGCCAGCCCGGTGCTGGAAGTCGACGCGACCGTGCGAGACCGTCAGGGCACATTGAAGATCCTGGGCGTGGACGTGTTCCGCGCCGCGGCCATCGCGCCCGACCTGGTCGGCGTGCCGCAGCAGGGCCGCGCCTTCGACACCCTGATGGACGACACCATCTTCCTCTCGCCTGCCGCCATGTCCTGGCTCGAGGTGAAGGCGGGCGACATGCTGACGCTGCGCTCGGGCACTGTCGATATCCGGCTGCGGGTTGCCGGCGGCCTGGTGCGGGCCCGGTCGGGGCAACGCATCGCGGTGATGGATATCGCGGCGGCGCAATGGCGCTTCGACCGGCTGGGCAAGCTGTCGCGCATCGAACTCAAGCTCGAGCCCGGCATCGACCGCGAAGCATTCCGCGCCAGCCTGCAGCGCGAGCTGGGCGCGGCGTATCTGCTGACCGAGACCGAAGACCAGGAGGCGCGCAGCAACAACATGTCGCGCGCCTATCGGGTGAACCTGAACGTGCTGGCATTGGTGGCCCTCTTTACCGGCGCCTTTCTGGTGTTCTCGACCCAGGCGCTGTCGGTGATCCGGCGCCGCCAGCAGTTCGCGCTGCTGCGCGTACTGGGCAGCAGCCGGCGCCAGGTGCTGGCCCAGGTGCTGGCCGAAGGCGCCCTGCTGGGCGTGGCCGGCTCGCTGCTGGGCCTGGCGCTGGGTTACCTGCTGGCGGCGCTGGCGCTGCGGGCCTTCGGCGGCGACCTCGGCGGCGGCTATTTCCCGGGCGTGCAGCCCAGCGTGCGCTTCCAGCCGCTGGCGGCGCTCGTGTTCTTCCTGGCCGGTTCCGGCATCGCGATCCTGGGCAGCGCCAGCCCGGCCTGGGAAGCGGCGCGGGCCCGTCCGGCGCCGGCATTGAAGGCCGGCAGCGAGGACGTGGCGCTGGCGCGCCTGGCGCGGCCCTGGCCGGCGCTGGCCTGCCTGCTGCTGGGCGCGGCGCTGACCCGGCTGCCGCCGGTGCATGGCCTGCCCATCTTCGGCTACCTGGCGGTGGCGCTGCTGCTGATCGGCGGCATTGCGCTGATGCCGCGCTTCGCCGCCTGGGTGTTCAATGCCGCCGCCAGTCTGCGCGCCCGACGCGGCGCGGTCGGCACGCTGGCGCTGGCGCGGCTGGCCAATGCGCCGAACCAGGCCTCGATTGCGCTCGGCGGCGTGCTGTCGAGCTTTGCGCTGATGGTGGCAATGGCCATCATGGTGTCCAGCTTCCGGGTCTCGGTCGACGACTGGCTGCGCCATATCCTGGCGGCCGACCTGTATCTGCGCAGCCCGGCCGCGGCCGATGCCGGCGGCCTGGGCCCGGAACAGCAGCGCCGCATCGCCGCCCTGCCCGGCGTGCTGCGCGCCGACTTCCAGCGGGTCACCCAACTGTCGCTCGATCCGGCCCAGCCGGGCGTGGCGCTGATTGCCCGCCCGATCGACGCCGCCGACCCCGGCCGCACCCTGCCGCTGACCGGGCCTTCGATGGACGCCGGCACTGCGCGGCCGGTATGGATCTCCGAAGCCATGGTCGACCTGTATGGCTACCAGGTCGGCAAGACCATCACGCTGCCGATCTCCGGCAGCCCGCAGCCGCTGCTGGTGGCCGGCGTCTGGCGCGACTATGCGCGCCAGAGCGGCGCCATCCAGATGCAGCTGTCCGACTACCAGGCGCTGACCGGCGACATGACTGTCAGTGACGCCGCGCTCTGGTTGAAGCCCGACGCCCGGGCAAGCGATGTGGCCGCCGCGGTGCGCGCCCTGCCCTTCGGCGCGGCGCTGGAACTGGCCGAGCCGGGCGAGATCCGCGCGCTCAGCCTGAAGATCTTCGACCGCAGCTTCGCCATCACCTACCTGCTAGAGGCGGTGGCCATCATCATCGGCCTGTTCGGCGTGGCCGCCACCTTCTCGGCGCAAACCATGGCCCGCGCCAGGGAATTCGGCATGCTGCGCCACATCGGCGTGACGCGCCGCCAGGTGCTGGCCATGCTCGCCACCGAAGGCGCGCTGCTGACCGCGGCCGGCATCGCGGTCGGTTTCCTGCTGGGCTGGTGCATCAGCCTGATTCTGGTATTCATCGTCAATCCGCAATCCTTCCACTGGACCATGCAGCTGCACATGCCATGGCCGACGCTGGCCACGGTGGCGGCGGCGCTCCTGGCCTCGGCCGCGGCCACCGCGCTGTTGGCCGGCCGCCAGGCGGTGTCGGGCGATGCGGTGCGCGCCGTCAGGGAGGACTGGTAA
- a CDS encoding ABC transporter ATP-binding protein, with amino-acid sequence MKRDSTPPALECRGLHKRYGERIVLSSLDFTLAPGEYVAVMGESGVGKSTLLNLIAGLDHADGGDLLIDGVAMSGLDDDAATLLRRQKLGFIFQAFHILPHLTLQQNVALPLLLNGLPMTRATELLAAVGLTGRGADFPRQLSGGELQRVAIARALVHRPRLLLADEPTGNLDPDTAHDVLRLLREEIKASGASAIMVTHSHAAAASADRVLLLTRDGLHPAPASVAL; translated from the coding sequence ATGAAGCGCGACAGCACACCGCCCGCGCTCGAATGCCGTGGCCTGCACAAGCGCTATGGCGAGCGCATCGTCCTGTCCAGCCTGGACTTCACCCTGGCGCCCGGCGAGTATGTCGCGGTGATGGGCGAGTCGGGCGTCGGCAAGTCGACCCTGCTCAACCTGATCGCCGGCCTCGACCATGCCGACGGCGGCGATCTGCTGATCGACGGCGTGGCCATGTCCGGCCTGGACGACGACGCCGCCACCCTGCTGCGCCGGCAGAAGCTCGGCTTCATCTTCCAGGCATTCCATATCCTGCCGCACCTGACGCTGCAGCAGAATGTGGCCCTGCCGCTGCTGCTGAACGGACTGCCGATGACGCGCGCCACGGAGCTGCTGGCCGCGGTTGGCCTGACCGGACGAGGCGCGGACTTCCCGCGCCAGCTGTCCGGCGGCGAACTGCAGCGGGTGGCGATTGCACGGGCGCTGGTGCACCGGCCGCGCCTGCTGCTGGCCGACGAGCCCACCGGCAACCTCGATCCCGATACCGCGCATGACGTGCTGCGGCTGCTGCGCGAGGAGATCAAGGCCAGCGGCGCGTCGGCCATCATGGTGACCCATTCCCACGCGGCGGCGGCCAGCGCCGACCGGGTGCTGCTGCTCACCCGCGACGGGCTGCATCCGGCCCCGGCCAGCGTTGCGCTATGA
- a CDS encoding transglutaminase domain-containing protein, whose product MDRRSFLKTGLALSAAGVAPFGLAAAEQGPWRTFEVTTRVELQEGGPSRVWIPAPSVDTDYQKLVDTRYSSPSGTVQLVQDPVYGAGIVAAQFGGGVRPVLETTSRFATRDRAVNLDGPGSGAVLSEAERAKYLAATELLPTDGIVRTTALDITKNAKTDLDRAHAVYEWIVENTQRDPKVRGCGVGDIRAMLESNNLGGKCGDLNALFVGLMRAVGVPARDVYGIRVADSKLGYKSLGKSGDISKAQHCRAEFWLAGHGWVPVDPADVRKVVLEENGGLPLNDAKVEAARKRLFGSWEMNWLAYNYAHDVKLPGAARGPVGFFMYPNAEVAEMGRVSRIDSLDPENFRYTITAREIIV is encoded by the coding sequence ATGGACAGACGTTCCTTTCTCAAAACGGGCCTTGCCCTGTCGGCCGCGGGCGTCGCCCCATTCGGCCTTGCCGCGGCCGAGCAGGGCCCCTGGCGCACCTTCGAGGTGACCACCCGGGTCGAGCTGCAAGAAGGCGGCCCGTCGCGCGTCTGGATTCCGGCACCGTCGGTCGACACCGATTATCAGAAGCTGGTCGACACCCGCTACAGCAGCCCCAGCGGCACCGTGCAACTGGTGCAGGACCCGGTGTATGGCGCCGGCATCGTTGCCGCGCAGTTTGGCGGCGGCGTGCGGCCGGTGCTGGAAACCACCAGCCGCTTCGCCACCCGCGACCGCGCGGTGAATCTGGATGGGCCGGGCAGCGGCGCGGTGCTGTCGGAAGCCGAGCGCGCCAAGTACCTGGCCGCGACCGAACTGCTGCCAACCGATGGCATCGTCAGGACCACCGCGCTGGACATCACGAAGAATGCCAAGACCGATCTCGACCGCGCCCATGCGGTGTATGAGTGGATCGTCGAGAACACACAGCGCGACCCGAAGGTGCGCGGCTGCGGCGTCGGGGACATCCGCGCCATGCTGGAATCCAACAACCTCGGCGGCAAGTGCGGCGACCTGAATGCACTGTTCGTCGGCCTGATGCGCGCCGTCGGCGTGCCGGCGCGCGATGTGTACGGCATCCGGGTTGCCGATTCGAAGCTGGGCTACAAGTCGCTGGGCAAGTCGGGCGACATTTCCAAGGCACAGCACTGCCGCGCCGAGTTCTGGCTGGCCGGCCACGGCTGGGTGCCGGTCGATCCGGCCGACGTGCGCAAGGTGGTGCTGGAAGAGAATGGCGGCCTGCCGCTGAACGATGCCAAGGTGGAAGCAGCACGCAAGCGCCTGTTCGGCTCATGGGAAATGAACTGGCTGGCCTACAACTATGCGCATGACGTGAAGCTGCCGGGAGCCGCGCGCGGCCCGGTCGGTTTCTTCATGTATCCGAACGCGGAAGTGGCGGAGATGGGCCGGGTGTCGCGCATCGACAGTCTTGACCCGGAAAACTTCCGCTACACCATCACCGCGCGCGAAATCATTGTTTGA
- a CDS encoding TlpA disulfide reductase family protein — MMLQLKSCAGALLSMSLMLAASAHAAEWKAFSTEGGQAPAPLSLPDLSGREVDLASFKGEVVLVNFWATWCEPCREEMPSLQRLERKLAGKPFRVVAVNIGEGAPRIRQFLERTPVSFTILRDPESEVMKAWRVRMLPASFLVDRRGMLRYQLIGEADYDDPKQQAPILELLK, encoded by the coding sequence ATGATGCTTCAATTGAAGAGTTGTGCCGGCGCGCTGCTGTCGATGTCGCTGATGCTGGCGGCCAGTGCCCATGCCGCCGAGTGGAAGGCGTTTTCCACCGAAGGCGGGCAGGCGCCGGCGCCGCTGTCGCTGCCGGACCTGTCCGGCCGGGAAGTCGATCTGGCCTCGTTCAAGGGCGAGGTGGTGCTGGTCAACTTCTGGGCCACCTGGTGCGAGCCGTGCAGGGAAGAAATGCCTTCGCTGCAGCGCCTGGAAAGGAAGCTGGCCGGCAAGCCCTTCCGGGTGGTCGCAGTCAATATCGGCGAAGGCGCGCCGCGCATCAGGCAGTTCCTGGAGCGCACGCCCGTGTCCTTCACCATCCTGCGCGACCCTGAATCGGAAGTGATGAAGGCATGGCGGGTGCGCATGCTGCCGGCCAGCTTCCTGGTCGACCGCCGCGGCATGCTGCGTTACCAGCTGATCGGGGAAGCCGACTACGACGACCCGAAGCAGCAGGCGCCCATACTCGAACTCTTGAAATAG
- the egtD gene encoding L-histidine N(alpha)-methyltransferase, whose product MADLIPTRDTDANVIRDELIAGLTAPQAMASPKYLYDALGSKLFEAICELPEYYPTRTEAAIFTRHGADIAESVGSGVTLIDLGAGNCAKAARLFPLLSPAQYVPIDISADFLHDAVQQLRQRFPQIGMLPLGMDFSATLALPNEVSRSRRLFFYPGSSIGNFHPDEALAFLRRLRAADGELLIGIDLVKDHAVLDAAYDDALGVTAGFNLNLLNHLNRLLGADFKLREWRHRGFFNPALSRIEMHLEARHALTVRWQGGERRFAEGERIHTENSYKYTPESFAALLGEAGYRLAQSWTDEAGWFMVCHARRG is encoded by the coding sequence TTGGCAGACCTTATCCCTACCCGCGATACCGATGCCAATGTCATCCGCGATGAACTGATCGCCGGGCTGACCGCGCCGCAGGCAATGGCGTCGCCCAAGTACCTGTACGACGCGCTCGGCTCGAAACTGTTCGAGGCCATCTGCGAGCTGCCCGAGTACTACCCGACCCGCACCGAGGCCGCGATCTTCACCCGGCATGGCGCCGACATCGCCGAATCGGTGGGCAGCGGCGTGACCCTGATCGACCTGGGCGCCGGCAATTGCGCCAAGGCGGCGCGGCTGTTTCCCCTGCTGTCGCCGGCGCAGTATGTGCCCATCGACATCTCGGCCGACTTCCTGCACGACGCCGTGCAGCAGCTGCGGCAGCGCTTTCCGCAGATCGGGATGCTGCCGCTGGGCATGGACTTTTCCGCCACGCTGGCGTTGCCGAATGAGGTAAGCCGGTCGCGCCGGCTGTTCTTCTATCCGGGCTCCTCGATCGGCAATTTCCATCCGGACGAGGCGCTGGCTTTCCTGCGCCGGCTGCGCGCGGCCGATGGCGAGCTGCTGATCGGCATCGACCTGGTGAAGGACCATGCGGTGCTGGACGCGGCCTATGACGATGCCCTGGGCGTGACCGCGGGCTTCAACCTGAACCTGCTGAACCACCTGAACCGGCTGCTTGGGGCCGACTTCAAGCTGCGCGAATGGCGCCATCGCGGCTTCTTCAACCCGGCGCTGTCGCGCATCGAGATGCACCTGGAAGCGCGGCATGCGCTGACGGTGCGCTGGCAGGGCGGCGAGCGGCGCTTTGCCGAGGGCGAGCGCATCCATACCGAGAACAGCTACAAGTACACGCCGGAAAGCTTTGCCGCGCTGCTTGGTGAAGCGGGCTACCGGCTGGCGCAATCATGGACCGACGAGGCCGGCTGGTTCATGGTCTGCCACGCGCGCCGGGGCTGA